The following coding sequences are from one Triticum dicoccoides isolate Atlit2015 ecotype Zavitan chromosome 4A, WEW_v2.0, whole genome shotgun sequence window:
- the LOC119287420 gene encoding arginine decarboxylase-like isoform X1, producing MSMLLLPPSSSRSMAPPPALRSPRAPISPRTESPRRHAIARCDTSRTTPRISETEPTLAQPSAPVQGATAPLVQALKSTAAQDVSCFHFPGHNQGKTAPSSMLDLIGAGAFSHDLPELPELDDLFYPNGVILDAQNQAAQLFGSSKTWFLVNGSTCGIQAAVMATCCPGDYIVVPRNCHISVISALVLSGAVPKYIVPEYNSAWDIAGGITPSQVDKALKELEKDDKKVGAVLVTSPTYHGICSDVQCIVDVCHPLHIPVIVDEAHGAHFRFHHSFPSTAIEQGADLAVQSTHKVLNSLTQSSMLHMAGGLVDADKVSQCLQLLQSSSPSYLLLSSLDAARAQLSENAKSFDEPVAMALETRDQLTVIPGLSVLDLSCFASDFPAIDPLRVTLSASDLHLSGYEADDILEEHQIVCELVGTQAVTFAVNLGTRRQDVQKLVQCAKHLSDKYISANESRFSKHNYVCSPLDKFFVKLPPREAFFTKKRRVCMEDSLGEICGELICPYPPGIPVLIPGEVVTQDSLSYLINVRDQGMTISGAADGELNSIMVCNL from the exons ATGTccatgcttcttcttcctcccagcagcagcagaagcatggCGCCTCCTCCGGCCCTCCGCTCCCCGCGCGCGCCTATCTCTCCACGGACG GAATCACCCAGACGACATGCCATAGCACGGTGTGACACTTCACGGACCACGCCAAGAATATCTGAAACTGAACCTACGCTTGCTCAACCTTCAGCACCTGTCCAAGGTGCTACCGCCCCTCTGGTTCAGGCACTGAAATCAACTGCAGCCCAAGACGTGTCCTGTTTTCACTTCCCTGGACACAACCAAGGGAAAACTGCTCCTTCTTCGATGTTGGACCTTATTGGCGCGGGCGCGTTTTCACATGACTTGCCCGAGCTACCCGAACTCGACGACCTCTTCTACCCTAATGGTGTGATTTTGGATGCTCAGAACCAGGCAGCTCAACTCTTTGGGTCATCTAAAACATGGTTCCTGGTCAATGGGAGTACCTGCGGAATCCAGGCCGCGGTGATGGCCACCTGCTGCCCTGGTGACTACATTGTTGTGCCTCGAAACTGTCACATCTCAGTGATCTCTGCCCTGGTTCTGTCCGGTGCTGTGCCTAAGTATATAGTACCAGAGTACAATTCTGCATGGGACATTGCTGGTGGTATTACGCCGTCACAGGTGGATAAAGCACTGAAGGAGCTTGAGAAGGATGACAAGAAAGTAGGTGCTGTTCTTGTTACTTCGCCGACCTACCATGGCATATGCAGCGATGTGCAATGTATCGTCGATGTTTGCCATCCTTTACACATTCCGGTTATAGTTGATGAGGCTCATGGTGCGCACTTCAGGTTCCATCACAGTTTTCCAAGCACGGCGATAGAGCAAGGTGCTGACTTAGCTGTGCAATCCACGCACAAGGTTCTGAACTCTCTTACACAGTCCTCGATGCTTCACATGGCTGGAGGTCTGGTTGATGCAGATAAAGTGAGCCAATGCCTCCAGTTGCTCCAGAGCTCAAGCCCAAGTTACCTCCTACTGTCATCATTAGATGCTGCAAGAGCTCAGTTGAGCGAGAACGCTAAATCTTTTGATGAACCGGTGGCTATGGCTTTAGAAACAAGAGATCAGCTGACGGTAATCCCGGGGTTATCTGTCCTGGACTTGTCATGCTTTGCTTCTGACTTCCCTGCCATTGATCCTTTGCGTGTCACACTAAGTGCTTCAGATCTACATTTATCTGGATACGAGGCAGATGACATTTTGGAAGAGCATCAAATTGTATGTGAGCTTGTCGGAACACAGGCGGTGACGTTTGCAGTCAACTTAGGGACCAGAAGGCAAGATGTTCAAAAACTTGTACAGTGTGCAAAGCATCTCTCAGATAAATACATATCTGCAAACGAATCGAGATTTAGTAAGCATAACTATGTTTGTAGCCCATTGGATAAGTTCTTTGTCAAGCTGCCTCCAAGAGAGGCCTTCTTTACAAAGAAAAGAAGAGTGTGCATGGAGGACAGCCTTGGGGAGATTTGTGGTGAGCTTATCTGCCCGTATCCACCAGGTATCCCTGTGCTGATACCCGGTGAGGTCGTAACTCAGGATTCGCTGTCTTACTTAATAAACGTCAGAGACCAGGGCATGACAATCAGTGGAGCAGCTGATGGTGAACTCAACTCAATCATGGTATGCAACTTGTGA
- the LOC119287420 gene encoding arginine decarboxylase-like isoform X2 produces the protein MTAWEPESPRRHAIARCDTSRTTPRISETEPTLAQPSAPVQGATAPLVQALKSTAAQDVSCFHFPGHNQGKTAPSSMLDLIGAGAFSHDLPELPELDDLFYPNGVILDAQNQAAQLFGSSKTWFLVNGSTCGIQAAVMATCCPGDYIVVPRNCHISVISALVLSGAVPKYIVPEYNSAWDIAGGITPSQVDKALKELEKDDKKVGAVLVTSPTYHGICSDVQCIVDVCHPLHIPVIVDEAHGAHFRFHHSFPSTAIEQGADLAVQSTHKVLNSLTQSSMLHMAGGLVDADKVSQCLQLLQSSSPSYLLLSSLDAARAQLSENAKSFDEPVAMALETRDQLTVIPGLSVLDLSCFASDFPAIDPLRVTLSASDLHLSGYEADDILEEHQIVCELVGTQAVTFAVNLGTRRQDVQKLVQCAKHLSDKYISANESRFSKHNYVCSPLDKFFVKLPPREAFFTKKRRVCMEDSLGEICGELICPYPPGIPVLIPGEVVTQDSLSYLINVRDQGMTISGAADGELNSIMVCNL, from the exons ATGACCGCGTGGGAGCCG GAATCACCCAGACGACATGCCATAGCACGGTGTGACACTTCACGGACCACGCCAAGAATATCTGAAACTGAACCTACGCTTGCTCAACCTTCAGCACCTGTCCAAGGTGCTACCGCCCCTCTGGTTCAGGCACTGAAATCAACTGCAGCCCAAGACGTGTCCTGTTTTCACTTCCCTGGACACAACCAAGGGAAAACTGCTCCTTCTTCGATGTTGGACCTTATTGGCGCGGGCGCGTTTTCACATGACTTGCCCGAGCTACCCGAACTCGACGACCTCTTCTACCCTAATGGTGTGATTTTGGATGCTCAGAACCAGGCAGCTCAACTCTTTGGGTCATCTAAAACATGGTTCCTGGTCAATGGGAGTACCTGCGGAATCCAGGCCGCGGTGATGGCCACCTGCTGCCCTGGTGACTACATTGTTGTGCCTCGAAACTGTCACATCTCAGTGATCTCTGCCCTGGTTCTGTCCGGTGCTGTGCCTAAGTATATAGTACCAGAGTACAATTCTGCATGGGACATTGCTGGTGGTATTACGCCGTCACAGGTGGATAAAGCACTGAAGGAGCTTGAGAAGGATGACAAGAAAGTAGGTGCTGTTCTTGTTACTTCGCCGACCTACCATGGCATATGCAGCGATGTGCAATGTATCGTCGATGTTTGCCATCCTTTACACATTCCGGTTATAGTTGATGAGGCTCATGGTGCGCACTTCAGGTTCCATCACAGTTTTCCAAGCACGGCGATAGAGCAAGGTGCTGACTTAGCTGTGCAATCCACGCACAAGGTTCTGAACTCTCTTACACAGTCCTCGATGCTTCACATGGCTGGAGGTCTGGTTGATGCAGATAAAGTGAGCCAATGCCTCCAGTTGCTCCAGAGCTCAAGCCCAAGTTACCTCCTACTGTCATCATTAGATGCTGCAAGAGCTCAGTTGAGCGAGAACGCTAAATCTTTTGATGAACCGGTGGCTATGGCTTTAGAAACAAGAGATCAGCTGACGGTAATCCCGGGGTTATCTGTCCTGGACTTGTCATGCTTTGCTTCTGACTTCCCTGCCATTGATCCTTTGCGTGTCACACTAAGTGCTTCAGATCTACATTTATCTGGATACGAGGCAGATGACATTTTGGAAGAGCATCAAATTGTATGTGAGCTTGTCGGAACACAGGCGGTGACGTTTGCAGTCAACTTAGGGACCAGAAGGCAAGATGTTCAAAAACTTGTACAGTGTGCAAAGCATCTCTCAGATAAATACATATCTGCAAACGAATCGAGATTTAGTAAGCATAACTATGTTTGTAGCCCATTGGATAAGTTCTTTGTCAAGCTGCCTCCAAGAGAGGCCTTCTTTACAAAGAAAAGAAGAGTGTGCATGGAGGACAGCCTTGGGGAGATTTGTGGTGAGCTTATCTGCCCGTATCCACCAGGTATCCCTGTGCTGATACCCGGTGAGGTCGTAACTCAGGATTCGCTGTCTTACTTAATAAACGTCAGAGACCAGGGCATGACAATCAGTGGAGCAGCTGATGGTGAACTCAACTCAATCATGGTATGCAACTTGTGA